In the Engystomops pustulosus chromosome 2, aEngPut4.maternal, whole genome shotgun sequence genome, one interval contains:
- the PPP1R15B gene encoding protein phosphatase 1 regulatory subunit 15B — protein sequence MCADRDSSSSPGLRALLGRFLHGLLQYRVFQLFGAAWSYLMGLAGASFLSLLPSAWMVHRSVGPDDLPEMLEALGLRSKPWEELEECLEELGPWKELLSPAMKADLEMMNSWKGYVSSSKEQETWDTALEELGTWHSKMQVLWEPGLGTWTDPDQEEECHSKSSSTNTKIRDENGLSDVDSEKNGARLASSSLGMVSCIFNPGSAGVFTWLELGNEQNIHDKDRNDEPSVLPESKMEIEHIRNKRLWFLQQNQSQDSPITELKHEKNPAENQESFQNGCVLREPPILTKLDLPVPSWHNGHQKDLSPDCQLLSDLDHSSVLKFPAADSDCKPCHPLHLLVPKLNFQGNGQNKYPPSPDQDQGYHSLEDWQCLNIKQDILLPEVHDGPPMPTGLSCSDLKDLKAVQDSDDVDSDVEEEIPAPTIPVCTNKHIAYILGTAFSDDEDPNSSCEDDDWGEDDDDDDDDDGFDSEGSVSATETDPPVPEEVVLWNSFSSSDPYNPQNFTATLQTGPVAEVNSELEDHEAVTSDEEESWCDSDAVSDSDSEDEFSADEQENLKLWNGFLKSEDPYNPLFFKAPVQTSELKRQNTKILDRVCTNPSSCEMTVATHPNNSQLLQLREMHSVSMEESANARHKKVTFNDKVTVYYVCNEEERKGHWEEFARDRCRFQRRIQETESVIGHCFTPDHRQRVWNRMQEIWGS from the exons ATGTGTGCCGATCGGGACTCCTCGTCCTCCCCGGGGCTCCGGGCCCTGCTAGGCCGCTTCCTGCACGGCCTGCTGCAGTACCGGGTCTTCCAGCTGTTCGGCGCTGCCTGGTCTTACCTGATGGGACTGGCGGGAGCGTCGTTCTTGTCCCTCCTGCCCTCGGCCTGGATGGTGCACAGATCGGTTGGGCCTGATGACTTGCCCGAGATGCTGGAGGCTCTTGGCCTGCGGTCTAAGCCatgggaggagctggaggaatgtCTGGAAGAGCTGGGTCCCTGGAAGGAGCTTCTCTCTCCAGCCATGAAAGCGGATCTGGAAATGATGAATTCATGGAAAGGCTATGTGTCCTCCAGCAAGGAGCAGGAGACCTGGGACACTGCTCTGGAAGAACTGGGCACCTGGCACAGCAAAATGCAGGTACTGTGGGAGCCAGGATTGGGCACCTGGACCGATCCGGACCAAGAAGAGGAGTGCCATAGTAAATCATCCTCCACCAACACCAAAATCAGGGATGAGAATGGACTCAGTGATGTAGACAGTGAGAAGAATGGTGCCCGGCTCGCCTCCTCTTCTCTGGGTATGGTGTCCTGTATCTTTAACCCCGGCTCAGCGGGAGTCTTCACCTGGCTTGAGCTAGGAAATGAGCAGAATATTCATGACAAAGACAGAAATGATGAACCCTCTGTTCTGCCCGAGTCCAAAATGGAAATTGAACACATCCGCAATAAGAGGCTGTGGTTCCTGCAGCAGAACCAGAGCCAAGATTCCCCCATCACTGAGCTCAAGCATGAGAAAAATCCTGCAGAGAACCAGGAGAGTTTCCAGAATGGTTGTGTCCTTAGAGAACCCCCAATCCTTACAAAGCTAGATCTGCCAGTCCCCAGCTGGCACAATGGGCACCAGAAAGACCTATCACCTGACTGCCAACTATTGTCTGATTTAGACCACAGTAGTGTCCTGAAGTTTCCAGCTGCTGATTCTGATTGCAAACCTTGCCACCCTCTTCACCTACTAGTTCCGAAACTAAACTTCCAGGGAAACGGCCAGAATAAATATCCTCCGAGCCCAGATCAGGACCAAGGGTATCACAGTCTGGAGGATTGGCAGTGCTTAAATATTAAACAGGACATTTTGCTTCCTGAAGTCCATGATGGACCTCCTATGCCTACAGGACTCTCATGTTCAGATCTAAAGGATTTAAAAGCTGTCCAGGACAGTGATGATGTGGACTCTGATGTAGAGGAAGAAATCCCTGCCCCTACTATTCCTGTTTGCACAAATAAACACATTGCCTATATTTTGGGTACAGCTTTTAGTGATGATGAAGACCCCAATTCCTCGTGTGAAGATGATGATTGGGGTGaggacgatgatgatgatgatgatgatgatggatttGACAGTGAAGGATCTGTATCTGCCACTGAAACTGATCCCCCTGTCCCAGAAGAGGTTGTGCTGTGGAACTCTTTTAGTAGCAGTGATCCTTACAATCCACAGAACTTTACTGCTACTTTACAGACTGGTCCAGTTGCTGAGGTGAATTCTGAGCTTGAGGACCACGAAGCTGTAACTTCTGATGAGGAAGAATCATGGTGTGACAGTGATGCTGTGTCAGACAGTGACAGTGAGGATGAATTTAGCGCAGATGAACAGGAAAACTTAAAACTGTGGAATGGGTTTCTCAAATCTGAAGATCCCTACAACCCCTTATTCTTTAAAGCCCCAGTGCAAACATCTGAGCTAAAAAGACAGAACACCAAAATTTTAGACCGTGTTTGTACAAACCCCTCAAGTTGTGAAATGACTGTAGCCACTCACCCCAATAATTCTCAGCTTTTACAGTTGAGAGAGATGCACAGTGTATCCATGGAGGAAAGTGCCAATGCTCGTCATAAAAAG gTGACCTTCAATGATAAAGTCACGGTATACTATGTTTGTAATGAAGAAGAGCGCAAAGGTCACTGGGAGGAGTTTGCCCGGGACCGCTGCCGATTCCAAAGGCGTATACAGGAAACAGAGTCTGTTATTGGACATTGCTTCACCCCTGACCACAGGCAGAGGGTGTGGAACCGAATGCAAGAAATATGGGGCAGCTAG